TAGCTAACAGTCAGAACAAGATGGTCTGGAGGTAGTGATATTGAAGATGACATAAGTCCAGTTGGTCCTTACCGAAGTCAAAGGACAAGACTGTCATGCAGACATGAGTGTATAGCACTAGCAAACTATTTTAGTTATTTGGTTGAAAAACACGTGATGTGTTAATAAGAGTGAGTTTATATGGTAGTAGTATGTAGTCTCCTTGTAGTACTGATGTCATTCCATTACAAACCATGTAGCTATAAATTAAATATGAAATGAGGTGAAATGCAAAAATACACTGgtatatatcactgtagataCTATCTATCATATAGTATGCTTGTTACTAACTAACCTGACTGTGACATGAATGACATCATTATTTTGCTTGAGCCACCACTGACAGTCATTCACCCATTCTATGAAGCAATGTGTCTTTAGGAAACAACACTTGTCCATTTGTCCATCACTTTTAGCAGACGAATACATCAAGAACATCAAATGGTGTAGGGTGAATGGTGGTAGAATATGATCCTCAAAACTGACACAAAATTTACTACAATTATTAGTTGGCTTCACTACTGAGTTGTCTTTGAATGAAGCTGGTAACTTGCAGGGGATGTAATAGAGTGGGGACATGATCTCTTGATTCATAGGAATGATCAACCCAAAAGCTTGCAGAAGGATACAGATTTGGTCAAGCAAATCTGACTTTCCACCATGATATTTCTCCCATAGTGGAACAAGAATTTTTTTTCTGTCAACTATTCCTTTGTGTTCTAGCTGATACAGAGCTTCTCCACTGTATTCAGTATTCCTTCCTAGCTGCATTAACTCCTTCATCACATCAGCTAGCCACTGAGGACTGATTAATATCACATCTTGTAGTACAGTCATTTCTTCCTTAGTAACAAACAGTGTGGGCAGCTTGCCTAATAAATATGCTTGCATACTAACTGCTTACAGTATATATTAAGTTATTGCCAAGGAAATTTAAATTTCACAAATGACAAGAATTATATAAAATAATGTTTGTGATAGATAGCTGGACCAATAATTCACCAAAATTTGATTTTATGCATCAACAATTTGTGATATACTGTGTCACATATAATCATCAATGTACACTTGACCTCTTCCACTATAGAAGTCATTCTTGTAATTATGCATTTACCTATACCCAATTGTTAAGTTTGTAATGCCATTAAAACActagtacactacacacactggtacaccacacacactagtACACCACACACGCTAGTACACCACACACGCgagtacaccacacacactagtacaccacacacactagtacactacacacactagtacactacaCACTAGTACTAGTACATTAACCTGAGCTATAGAAGACACAGGGTCACTATAATTAATTTCACAAATGTCTGGCAGGCACATTTTTTGCCTTATTGTTGACGACCACTTAAAGTACATAAATACAGAGAAGTCATATAGTCATGTTAAAATCCTAATGAaaaatgtgtagtgtagtagtgtgtgtagtagtgtgtgtagtgtactagtgtgtgtagtgtactagtgtgctattgtgtgtagtgtactagtgtgtgtagtgtactagtgtgtgtagtgtactagtgtgtgtagtgtactagtgtgctattgtgtgtagtgtactagtgtgtgtagtgtactagtgtgtgtagtgtactagtgtgctatagtgtgtagtgtactagtgtgctattgtgtgtagtgtactagtgtgttTAGCgtactagtgtgtgtagtgtactagTGTGCTATAGTGTGTAGTCACtgtagtgtactagtgtgtgtagtgtactagtgtgctattgtgtgtagtgtactagtgtgtttagtgtactagtgtgtgtagtgtactagtgtgtgtggtgtactagtgtgtgtggtgtactagtgtgtgtagtgtactagtgtgtgtagtgtactagtgtgtgtagtgtactagtgtgtttagtgtactagtgtgtgtagtgtactagtgtgctatagtgtgtagtgtactagtgtgtgtagtgtactagtgtgtttagtgtactagtgtgtgtagtgtgctattgtgtgtagtactagtgtgtttagtgtactagtgtgtgtagtgtactagtgtgctattgtgtgtggtgtactagtgtgtgtagtgtactagtgtgctattgtgtatagtgtactaatgtgtgtagtgtactagTGAGACAGAGTGCCATATACAGGCCATGACACTCAGTTGTAACAATAACTAAGATATTGGGGAGTCCAGGATTTGCTGAGTTTAGGTTGATGTGATTCTATAATGGTGATTCTGAGATTCCAAAGATTCCTTTGATTCCACAAGATTCTTCAATTCCACATGATTTTGAAGAAGATTATTGATTCCATGAGTGATTCCGCATACCGTACCAGGTTTTGCACACTTTCACTATTGAATTCAGCAAAAATAACTggagcacaaaggaggacaaagacaagtccatgatgcatatattgtacattgtggttagtGAAAGGCACATTTCGggacaaagtgacatcaaacagtgaagaaatcaagcctgtagtcttatcCATTGCTGAGCTATGCTTAGCTGGaggaatcagttagttagttagtcagtcagacagcataaaattctggtaaatagaaaaattttaaaatttcaaagaaacttattggaagggtttggggttggtctgaagacatttttgggtttggctgtgcctaaccaagctgtcatgaaggcaAATTAAGGTTGGTatatatttttggctggaaagcccagttcttcatgatatctaatatacagtactactgcactGTATGATATTCCAAAACTATATTTTTATTGAACTTATTTAATTTTAAGACCCAAACATTCACTCCTTAACAGCATAAATGGCAATCAactacactacagtacataGAAACAAAATCAAACTTTATAAAAATTGTATATTGACTTACTAGGATCAATGATTGTACCAATATCATGGAAGAATGTCAATGGTACTGAAGGATCATCAATCCCATATATTTTAGCCCAGCTTTCTACTTCTTTACGAGAAACTAGGCTTTGCATTCCATCACGGTGCTGGCGACGTTCCCTAAAAATGTGAAGTTCCAACTGAAGGTAAGAAATAGGGAGGTCCTCTTTGTTACTAGGATGTTTATCACCAAGATTGGACAGTTTTTTTCTGATAACTTCAGCCCCACTGCCCCTCTTACTGTCATCTCCTCTGATTGAGTTCTCCACCATAGCTACAAGGCTATTATCATCAAAAAACTGTAACTGCTTCACATAATCCTCTTTATCAAAATGCTCCTCCATGATCTTCTTGATTAAATTATCATCTTCTGGTATAAGAACATTAAGACGCTCTGGGCCAGGGACAATGTATGGTCCTCGGTGGGTCCCCACCAACACCACTTTAGCATTAGTGTAAACATGTATACTATTGATCCAAAACTTTAGCTGCTCAATACATTGGCTCCTCTGGTGCTTATCAAGGAGATGACGAATGTTAAAGGCAACAACATAAACAGCTCTGGAAGAGATGAAACAATGATGCATCGGTTTGTAATGATCTTGACCAGCAAAATCAAAGGATGAAAATTTCAGTGGAAAATTAAGAGTTACTGCAAGATTCTGTTTCTTCAACTTGACTGCACGTTTGAAGATATTCTTTTGGGTAGAGTCAGGATCACTGGGTACATTTTGTGCTGGCTCTACAAGTGGAAGAAATGACACTGGTCTTTGTTTCTCAGGATGATGCACAATTGATGGAGAATTTTGTCGCAGAGGCTTAGGTGCAGGACGTACATCTTCCTTCCTTGATACTGGAGGAAGTGGAGTAGGGGTAGCTGCAGGTTGAGATGGAGGGATGGTGACTGGTACTGGCTGGCGAGGAGGTGGTTGATTCATGATGGTAGAATTAGGTTGTACATAATAAGATGGTGAACTCATTGTAGTTGTATATTGTGGAATTTCAACTCTTGGTCTTGGTAAAAAAGTTGTTTGTTTTGGTTTGGAAGGCACAGATTGTGATTGTTGTTGTGTGCACTTTTTCATCAAGGCATCAAACTGCTGTTTGAGGTAACTATGGGCAATAGGTTGTCGTTTGCTAGATTTGACAGTAGGAGATTTGAAATCTGGCAGGACCTTTGCTAATATTGTAGCTGCTATTTCCTTGTACTCTTCGTCAAGGAGATAGTACTTCATTGCCCTCTTCTCCCAAGTGTCAGTGCAGATAGTAAATGTATTGACAAAGTCAGTGGCGACTCCTTCTGTTTTATTGTGCTCTGGGTTGAAGTCTTCTCCAGTAAGTAAACTGAGCAAACTGGTTTTGCCCACACCAGCTTCTCCAAGGATCATTAGTTTACAACGAGGCATCTTAGCTTTTCCCCTCCTAAGTTCTGTCAAATATTTTTTAATAGCTTCTTGTCCTTGCCTCTTGATCTCAGCAGGAACTACAACATTCAAAAGTCATAAACTAGTACTACAAATGACATGTAACTAAACTGTTAAAGTTTGGTGCTAATCAACACTCTAGTGTTTTAACACCACGCTTTAAAGAGTGCCCCAAAATACAATGAGTATTTGGTGTTGATGCTACATTGCAcataaccagtgttgggagtaacgcgttacataagtaacgtgttacgtaatattattacttttctggtaactaagtaatataacgaaatacgctataaaaacaggtaatataactcaaacTACTTTGCTTTaaaatgtaacatgttacctaagtaatatagttactgtaacgagtctaatattacgtaatattattactacaagtaacgaagttactaatctcattagttaccctctgagtaacgcctagccacaacaaagtaacgaagcctactgaatgaagcttattcaccagcttcttacttataactaagatttgcacattgtccaacaacgcaatcatgttacgtgataaggtggtagtttcacatgtgacagcttaaggctgtggacacaaagtaatataatatgtaatattattatagttactttattatatgggtaatatgtaactgtaactaaatagttcagttgcaagtaatatgtaatatgtaactagttacttttacaaagtaacttgcccaacaccgCACATAACTAGGTGAGATAAAGTATGACAGTTGTGATAGCTAGGCAAAATCTTTAAGGCAATAATGTAATTTTCTTCACTTCATAACCCACAATCACACAATCAAAAATTTGTCGGTTAGTTAAAAAAAACTTTTAAGGGCCACACAGCTAAGTggccattctattagagcagttaaattacctgactgttttattagagcatcttcTCAAATTGTGATCCTAACAAACTAACCTAATATTACTATCCTGTGCGAACCCATTAATTGTTCAATTAagactagtattttaaaaattgttaatttaaaaatgaagtagggatctatgcaataaaaagtagtgaaaccagagatgaa
The nucleotide sequence above comes from Dysidea avara chromosome 3, odDysAvar1.4, whole genome shotgun sequence. Encoded proteins:
- the LOC136248648 gene encoding uncharacterized protein, which translates into the protein MAERGEEKSVSSTLRWSEDEMDEDSGDGEDYVAVASKKLKTNSSAHVLPRSQTTRSTRARPPTSKDKDTPFLLLSKQDQEKLHTILFSTIHSDYLDLLRKILQTGVDINSIKNEDGATPLWLAVDLDCTMDMITSVMTPEQVGIKYKPTGLSPLHQAVIKDKCELVLYMINIVRVEQSKLPSPNQDNREQQIKSQRSQPSDSNYDIINRKNKHGWSPLHYAADYGYTDILHVLVMERECDVATVTRQGHTAFHLAARKGHLSCLKLLFAAAEASHSLPSLPKMDKKGWNIACHASAQDNTKVMEWLIDNMSLYGADVNQPNKKGATPLLIACEYQKTEMFKLLYDKCSEVMMFTEDKKYVLHLASLHDADQIAEFVLAKGEIPIDLEDKYGETALHIAYKKESYKVQELLISEDANQTIKNKAGQCPKDVQVKTIEIPAEIKRQGQEAIKKYLTELRRGKAKMPRCKLMILGEAGVGKTSLLSLLTGEDFNPEHNKTEGVATDFVNTFTICTDTWEKRAMKYYLLDEEYKEIAATILAKVLPDFKSPTVKSSKRQPIAHSYLKQQFDALMKKCTQQQSQSVPSKPKQTTFLPRPRVEIPQYTTTMSSPSYYVQPNSTIMNQPPPRQPVPVTIPPSQPAATPTPLPPVSRKEDVRPAPKPLRQNSPSIVHHPEKQRPVSFLPLVEPAQNVPSDPDSTQKNIFKRAVKLKKQNLAVTLNFPLKFSSFDFAGQDHYKPMHHCFISSRAVYVVAFNIRHLLDKHQRSQCIEQLKFWINSIHVYTNAKVVLVGTHRGPYIVPGPERLNVLIPEDDNLIKKIMEEHFDKEDYVKQLQFFDDNSLVAMVENSIRGDDSKRGSGAEVIRKKLSNLGDKHPSNKEDLPISYLQLELHIFRERRQHRDGMQSLVSRKEVESWAKIYGIDDPSVPLTFFHDIGTIIDPSKLPTLFVTKEEMTVLQDVILISPQWLADVMKELMQLGRNTEYSGEALYQLEHKGIVDRKKILVPLWEKYHGGKSDLLDQICILLQAFGLIIPMNQEIMSPLYYIPCKLPASFKDNSVVKPTNNCSKFCVSFEDHILPPFTLHHLMFLMYSSAKSDGQMDKCCFLKTHCFIEWVNDCQWWLKQNNDVIHVTVRTRPSVRTILPAIQYLHEQLKSVLKELNKIDYHLGPVAACSECKKEELLTYITYSSDKGSDYQQCTCTGCGYDNVIDHSNKVIMSKAYKIKFKDFKNELDKLINADIKKRLQRKFKKIIPKEDLDDNPSWTDILEEWYELNNMDPWPKVMSALEICEHDSAEDVVKLIKEKHLHLCHH